One genomic window of Gracilinema caldarium DSM 7334 includes the following:
- a CDS encoding HAD family hydrolase, which yields MEKLRQETHLVSLIQKLSKATAVVPPQCLPLQFEPYRSSRIIKHSQGGSKVNIQLNGPLSDIRVILFDIYGTLFSSAAGDIGTEGPPLFKCPEPDSVLTCYEQEAAYFRKAVLERHLTAYAVTPYPEVRVEEIWEAYQDKPENLSGAEYALRYELEHNPVTPMPGALNCIRTLLEKGFELGIVSNAQFYTPLLFKAFWGADPIELGFTEAFIAYSYIHGRAKPDPELFKIVLDEVRSKGYQVDECLYVGNDMLNDVFGAKNVGMRAALFAGDKKSLRLREDNPLCKDLLPDLVIDSLTDLPHCVAKGPNYG from the coding sequence ATGGAAAAACTGCGTCAGGAAACTCATCTGGTGTCGTTAATTCAGAAATTATCCAAAGCAACTGCGGTTGTTCCCCCACAATGCCTTCCCCTACAATTCGAGCCCTACCGTTCAAGCCGAATAATCAAGCACTCTCAGGGTGGTTCTAAGGTCAATATTCAGCTTAATGGCCCTCTCTCAGATATTAGGGTCATCCTCTTTGATATTTATGGTACCCTGTTTTCTTCCGCCGCGGGCGATATTGGTACCGAAGGCCCGCCACTCTTTAAATGTCCAGAACCTGACTCAGTTTTGACCTGTTATGAACAGGAAGCGGCTTATTTCCGTAAAGCCGTGCTGGAGCGGCATCTTACTGCTTATGCAGTAACACCCTATCCTGAAGTGCGGGTAGAAGAAATCTGGGAAGCCTATCAGGATAAACCAGAGAACCTATCTGGGGCTGAGTATGCACTCCGTTACGAATTGGAACATAATCCGGTTACACCTATGCCAGGAGCTCTGAACTGCATACGCACATTACTAGAAAAAGGATTCGAACTCGGTATTGTATCGAATGCCCAGTTTTATACGCCCCTCCTTTTCAAAGCTTTTTGGGGAGCAGACCCAATTGAGTTAGGTTTTACCGAAGCTTTTATTGCATATTCATATATCCATGGCAGGGCTAAACCGGATCCTGAATTATTCAAGATCGTACTGGATGAAGTAAGATCAAAAGGATATCAGGTTGATGAATGTCTCTATGTGGGCAACGATATGCTTAATGATGTATTTGGTGCAAAAAATGTAGGCATGCGAGCAGCCCTCTTTGCAGGGGATAAGAAATCTTTACGACTCCGAGAAGATAATCCCCTCTGTAAAGACCTCCTGCCTGACCTTGTGATAGATTCCCTCACAGATTTACCCCATTGTGTGGCCAAGGGTCCTAATTATGGATAA